One segment of Podospora pseudopauciseta strain CBS 411.78 chromosome 5 map unlocalized CBS411.78m_5.2, whole genome shotgun sequence DNA contains the following:
- a CDS encoding uncharacterized protein (COG:S; EggNog:ENOG503NYYA) encodes MGDCIPDTNDVSAAGDRDIETYHISSSALHARAAHHESFQQLWETKWKGPCAMGVYPFMFGSITDFQPVVDAIIAKGLKEPYNWDEYASMFFPQAFKLAFTARQAEQNGEKEKACELYLRSSALYRIARFPAPRSPKQHEAWNLGKQVFYKGASLLPIPILPISIPHPNHLPSEPPLIPASLLLPPSPHPLPLLIILTGLDGYRTELSAWQTPLSRFSIATLVLEIPGTGDSPSLPSDPLSPDRLMSSLFSYISTALPTVNSSNIIIWGFSTGGYYSLRAAHTHPSHLLGSVSLGGGCHHMFDETWLRNVNHLEYPFDLAHTLAHKFGYEDNLDQFIKEGKSKFSLLDSGILDQESCKTLVVNGDLDEIFPVEDLYLAVRDKNGNVRKNTEFKVVEGRKHMGEPESFGVILEWIHGLWGLEAGVDEFKKGVLEGLPFKPKY; translated from the exons ATGGGTGATTGTATTCCGGATACCAATGACGTGTCGGCGGCTGGTGACCGCGACATCGAAACCTACCACATCTCTTCTTCCGCGCTGCACGCCCGCGCCGCCCATCATGAGTCTTTCCAGCAGCTGTGGGAGACAAAATGGAAAGGACCT TGCGCCATGGGTGTCTACCCCTTCATGTTTGGCAGCATCACCGACTTTCAGCCGGTGGTTGACGCCATCATCGCT AAAGGCCTAAAGGAGCCCTACAACTGGGATGAATACGCTTCCATGTTCTTCCCCCAAGCGTTCAAGCTCGCCTTTACCGCCCGCCAAGCCGAACAAAAcggggaaaaggaaaaggcttGCGAGTTGTACCT CCGAAGCTCAGCCCTTTACCGCATCGCGCGTTTCCCCGCCCCGCGCTCCCCCAAACAACACGAAGCCTGGAATCTAGGCAAACAAGTCTTCTACAAAGGCGCCTC cctcctccccatccccatcctccccatctccatcccccaccccaaccaccttCCCTCCGaaccccccctcatccccgcctccctcctccttcccccgtctccacaccccctccccctcctcataaTCCTAACCGGTCTCGACGGTTACCGCACCGAACTCTCAGCCTGGCAAACCCCCCTGTCCCGCTTCTCCATCGCAACCCTCGTCCTCGAAATCCCCGGAACAGGCGactccccctctctcccctccgaccccctctcccccgaccGCCTCATGTCCTCCCTCTTTTCCTACATTTCCACCGCCCTTCCCACCGTCAACTCGTCCAATATCATCATCTGGGGTTTCTCCACAGGAGGGTACTACTCTCTCCGCGCAGCCCACACCCATCCGTCCCACCTCCTCGGCTCCGTctccctcggcggcggctgccACCACATGTTTGACGAGACCTGGCTCCGCAACGTCAACCATTTGGAATACCCCTTCGACCTAGCCCATACCCTCGCTCACAAGTTCGGTTACGAAGACAATCTAGACCAATTCATCAAAGAAGGCAAGAGCAAATTCAGTCTCCTCGACAGCGGGATCCTGGACCAGGAAAGTTGCAAGACGTTGGTGGTCAATGGTGACTTGGACGAGATTTTCCCGGTGGAGGATTTGTATCTTGCCGTCAGGGACAAGAACGGGAATGTGAGAAAGAACACCGAGTTCAAGGTTGTCGAAGGGAGGAAGCACATGGGGGAGCCCGAGAGCTTTGGTGTTATTCTCGAGTGGATTCATGGGCtgtgggggttggaggcGGGAGTGGACGAGTTCAAGAAGGGCGTTTTGGAGGGTTTGCCTTTCAAGCCGAAATATTGA
- a CDS encoding uncharacterized protein (EggNog:ENOG503P6E1; COG:H), with amino-acid sequence MTPHENPPPNGRKPPTSTYYNAFTLSYYDIHVLGHNMTRIWRCPTKSVQLPLFQKYFSPPEHTKARCWEHLDVGAGTGFFVAEALKSCLGNRQSMRITLMDNNLSTLKKARRRIEGVVGRLGELATVETVLHDVLDGDIPKSLGEGRYDVVTMFNLFHCLRTTAPEGKKGVFGMAARLLRGDGVLVGCTILPGREYQARGLAGVRVRYTLWLYNRVYKVFGNEGDTRAQLEEGLKAAFEEVEVEVVGSMMIFVARGPKRLGVEG; translated from the coding sequence ATGACTCCCCACGAgaaccccccacccaacgGCCGCAAGCCCCCCACCTCAACCTACTACAACgccttcaccctctcctacTACGACATCCACGTCTTGGGCCACAACATGACGCGAATATGGCGCTGCCCTACAAAGTCTGTTCAACTCCCACTATTCCAGAAATACTTCTCGCCGCCAGAACACACAAAAGCTAGATGCTGGGAGCATCTCGACGTTGGTGCAGGGACGGGTTTTTTTGTTGCGGAGGCGCTGAAATCCTGTCTGGGGAATAGGCAGTCGATGAGGATCACGTTGATGGATAATAATCTTTCTACGCTGAAGaaggcaaggaggaggattgagGGTGTGGTTGGCCGGTTGGGGGAGCTGGCTACGGTCGAGACGGTACTTCATGATGTACTGGATGGGGATATACCCAAgagtttgggggaggggaggtatGATGTTGTGACGATGTTTAACCTTTTTCATTGTCTGCGGACCACGGCACCGGAGGGTAAAAAAGGGGTTTTTGggatggcggcgaggttgttaaggggggatggggtgctGGTTGGGTGTACTATTTTGCCCGGGAGGGAGTATCAAGCCCGGGGACTGGCAGGGGTGAGGGTAAGGTATACGTTGTGGTTGTATAATCGGGTTTATAAGGTTTTTGGGAATGAGGGTGATACGAGGGCacagttggaggaggggcttaaGGCGGcttttgaggaggtggaggtggaggtggtggggagtaTGATGATTTTTGTTGCAAGGGGGCCgaagaggttgggggtggagggttaG